AGCAATTCATTAATCGCACCACCCTCGGTTGTGAACAGCATGTAGAATACACCGACAACAACAACCCAGGAAACAAAGTGTGGAACATAAACTAGAGTTTGTACAAATCGTTTGAAGCGTTCACGGCGAACCTCATTCATCATGAGTGCCAGTACAATCGGCAGTGGGAAAAAGAACACAATGTTATAAATGGCAAGTAAAAACGTATTTCGAAACAATGTCCAGAACTGCGGTTCTCCGAAGAAACGCTGGAAGTGTTTGAAGCCTACCCAGTCACTTCCCAAGATGCCCTTGTAAGGCGTGTAATCCTGAAAAGCCATCGTGATGCCATACATGGGTATGTATTTGAAAATAACAAAGTAGAGCACTCCCGGTATTAACATGATATACAGCCACCGGTTTTTGATAATGTCCCTCCACAGCAGGTTTTTGTCACTGCGGGTAGCGGGCCGTGTTCGAGCCGCCGTTTCGGCTTTCATAGTGTCTTCCTCCCCACATTGGAAACGATTACATAATATCACTTCCTGAATTCATGTCTTCATTGTGGAGGATAAACGAATGACTGGCTATCGTCTCGTTTTAGCCTTTTGTTTTTCCTTATGCAGCAAGGGTTTAGCTCATTTCCATCACAGAATTCAAAGGCGCAATGAACTGCTTTCAACCTCCATATTCCTGTCTTAACTTCATTGAGAAAAGCGGTCTTCTTCCTTCATCCGAACATGAAAAAGCCTGCCTGCCATGGCAGGCAGAGCAGACTTGGTTTATCGCTGCTGCTCCCGGTACTTGCCGGGGGTAGTTCCTGTGATTTTGCGAAACGTTCGGATAAATGCGGTTGGATTGGTATAGTTTAATTTCTCGGCAATCTCCGATATTTTAAGATTTGTTGTTTGCAGCCAGGTCTTCGCTTTTTCCATACGGTACTCTGCAAGATATTCCGTAAAATTGACTCCTGCTTCCTTCTTGAATACCCGACTTAGGTAAACAGGGTGAAAATTAAGCTCAGCGGCACAGGCTTCCAGCGACAATTCACGATCATAACGTTCCTCAATCAAACGAATCATGCGCCTTGCAATATTCATGTATTGGGATTCTTCCTGCTCTCGCCAAAAACGGATGACGGGCTGGAACAACCGCTTGCGAAACCAATTGGTCATTTCGTCCAATGTGGACAACTTCAGCAAATGGGACATGGATGCTTTTTCACCCAGTACTTCAGCCACATCTCCACCTTGCTCCTGCACAAGCTGATATACACGAGACAATAACTGAACCATAATGACGGGGTATTCACTGAAATGAAGCTTCTTGTCGGCGAGCAGCCCCAAATATTGCGTAAAATAGGCGTCCGTCTTCTCCTCGTCCCCTTGTTTGAGCGCCGAAGCCAGCTGATCTTCAATCATGCGTAACTGAGTATACAACGCAGCCTCCATCTGACCACGTGGCTGTATATCCTCGTAATGCAAAATAATACGGCTGCCCAGACTTACCCGGCCTTGCAGAGCCTCTCGGCTCTCCTGAACCGCTCTTGGCGTATCACCAATACAAGTGTAAGAACGACTGATGCCGATACTTACGGGCAGATTCAGATAGGTCACGACACGTTCGCGAATCCAGTCTGCCTGGGTGTGCATCCATTCCTTCAGCATCACCTCATCCGTGAGTTCGGAGGCAAGTACGGTGACCTGAGCATCATCCAGCATGACTGGGGTGAACCGAACTGCCGAAGGAAGGAGTTCACCTACCATATTGTTGATAGCAAACAGCAGCAGGTCCCGATCCTGTTCCTCATATCGGGTCCCTTCCAAGGTATCCATCTGGAGCATGAGTACGCCAAGACTCACCCACCCTGTCGGGAAATCATACAATTCTCCCTGATATCTGAAATCTTCTTCCGAGATTTTACCTGTTAGCAGTTTGGTCATAAAAAACTCTTGAAGATGCACATGCTGCCCCTTCATCTGCTCACGCATCGTTTTCTCCGAACTGAACAGTGTTGACAATTGCTCCTCAATATAGATAAATTCATCCTGACGGCGTCCTGATGGAGTAACTGGAGAATCCAACCCCTTCGTAAATTGCAGCAGTCTGGAGATCGGTGAATACATCCGCCGGCTGCCGTATATGGCGACCAATCCCGTTACACATAACATGACCAGTGTAGCAACACCGGTAACCAATGCAATTTTCTGTGACTGGGCCGTGATCTGTCCGAGAGATACAACGGACACGTATAACCAGCCATTGAGTGGAGATTGCCTATAGCTAACCGCCACTTGGTTGCCTTCCACCTCTGCACTGAAAAAACCTTCTGGCTCCCCCGTCGTTTGCACCATTTCATGAATTTCCTTATTCAGCGCGTCATATTTCCCGTCTTGCTGCATATCGTTCAGAAAATACTTCTGCTCCCGATCCAGAACATACATATCTCCGGAATTCGTATTTCGGCTCAAAAATGTACTTAGTTCCGTATCGGCGATATCAATCACAAGAAATCCCTTTGGTTTCACATTGGTTGGCATCATCGGGATTTTGAATACCATACTGACCACATTATCCGATGATATAAGGGCAGGTGCCTGTTCGGGTGTCAGTTCACCCATGCCAGCTGAAACGGGTACACTTTCTTTAGCTGAACTGGCATTCTGAGTAACCCAGAACAGGCTGTTAGTGTAGGTCAGATAAGAACCAATCCGGTCCCGAATGCTGAAATCATCCAATTTGCCAAAAGAACGCATCGAAACAACCCAATCTTCGTCCAGATTAACCAGATAGGCTTGGTCAATGTTCGTAACCGCTTGCAAATTGTTAAATCCTGACGTCAGGTCACGAATCTCCTGAAATTCGCTGCTGTCCAGCGGTTTTTTCATCGCTTGAAGTACCAAGGGCGAATTAACATACTGGATGGATGATAATTGCAGGCTGCGCAGAACTTGTTCTACCCGCATTTGGGTCTGATGCAATATCTGAAGGTTGCTTTCACGCACTTTCTGTTCAATGTCACGTGATGCAATCGTATACGAGACCGAACCAATAACAATGACTGGAAGGGCTCCGAGGATCAGGGTAAAGCAGAGCAAACGCAGTAAATACTTAGGCAAGAAGAGCATCCTCCTTTATACGTATGTTTATTAAATTAAATCGCTTTCATTGGATTATTTTACTATTGTTATTTTAAAACCCATTCTTATTCAAGTCCACTCATTTATTCTAAGGTTGACTTCAAACCAATTTCCAGTATATATTGGTTGCATATTCCTCAATCAAAGGAGAGATTTTTAATGTCGGTGAATGTTCTTAACTAACCAAGTTTCATATTCAGGAGTTTGGCCTTTCATTGCGTTTGTGCCCATATGGCATACGTGTATTTCATGATGCGCCAGATCCCTGTACTTAGTTAAGAACAGCGGATATCATAAATCGCCTTCGGGATTGTCATTGTCCGGGTCTATTTCCGCGCTGAGTTCAGCGCGGATTTTTTATTATAGACCTTTAGTGGACTTTGCTTTCCCATATATTTAGGGCGGAGAATGACGTTTGTTCATTCTCCGCCCTTTTTGCGTTTTCCAGGAATATGTTTCAGCGCATCAACTGAAATCCCAATTCAAATTCAAGGAGAGATTACGCATGAATGAGAACACATTAAACAGTTTGGGCTATCCACAAATTCAAAAAAACGTTGCAGACTGCGCCCTGTCTTATCTGGGCAAACGTTATGCCAGAGAACTAAAACCGATGGTAGATGCTCACCTGATCCAGCTGCGCCTGGGAGAAACAGCAGAAGCGGCTGCGTTGATTCGTTTCGGGGCCAGTATCCCCCTCCCTTCACTCGACGGAATGGAAACGATTATGGATCTGCTTGGCACCGGTTATCTATTCAGTGAACGTGACTTCAGTCATCTTGCTCAGTTCCTGCGGAGCTGTGCACAACTCATGAAGTACATGGAGGGCAAATCTGGCGCCGCTCCCACCGTTAGTCGTTATGCTGCATCCATGATTCTGATCGAACCTTTGCTGCGTGAGATCGAGCGTTGTATCCATAGTGGACGCATTCAGGATCAAGCAAGCAAGGAGCTGACTCGTATTCGCAAAAAAATGACGGTGAATGAGGAGCGTATGAAACGAAAGCTTGATTCTCTGGTGAGTAAACATCGTTCCATTATGCAGGAGCATGTCATCAGCCAACGCGGAGGAAGAACCGTTCTGCCCATTAAGAAAGAGTTCCGTAAACAGGTGAAAGGCAGTGTGCTGGATGAATCCGGAAGCGGGCAAACCGTATATATTGAACCTGTTGAGTTAGTAAGTCTGCAGATGGAATTGGCCGCTCTACAAGCGGAGGAGTCCCGAGAGGAGATGAGGATTCTCGGTGATTTAACCTCCCTGGCCGAATCGTATAACCGTGAAATCGCCCTGAACACCGAAACGGTAGGTGTACTGGACTTCCTGTTTGCCAAAGCCAAATATGCGGCCACCATGGACGGACGTACCGTTCGAGTCAATACTCAGGGCCATATCAGCCTTCAACGTGCACGTCATCCGTTCATGGGTTCTTCCATGGTTCCCCTTGATTTTGCCATTGGCAGGACGTATTCGTCGCTCATTATTACGGGCCCGAATACCGGGGGAAAAACGGTCGCACTCAAAACCCTTGGTTTGCTAACCCTGATGATGCAATCCGGTTTGCTTATTCCTGTCGAGGAAGGTGGCGAGATGGCTGTTTATAACGAAGTAGCGGTTGATATTGGTGACGGACAGAGTATGGAACAAGCGCTTAGTACATTCTCAGCACATATTCGCAATATGATTGGCATACTGGAACAGGCCAATACGTCAACCCTGGTGCTCATTGATGAGATGGCCTCCGGCACAGATCCCGGTGAAGGTGTCGGACTGTCCATCGCCATGCTGGAGGAGCTCCATAGCCGCGGAGCAACCGTTGTGGCGACAACGCACTTTGGTGAAATCAAACATTTTGCTGCGGCCACGCCAGGATTCGAAAATGCTCGTATGGAATTTGACACTGTTTCTCTCCAGCCGCTGTATCGATTGCGTATCGGAGAAGCAGGTGAAAGCTATGCTTATTCCATCGCATTAAAGCTGGGCATGCCACAGCGAATTATCGAGCGATCCAAGTCCCTGTCAGATCAAAGTACTTCGAGAGATCGTACATTCGTGTTCACGTCATCTCCTTTGGAAACTCCGGCCCTGACGCCTAAGCGTTCCGTTAAGGAGGCAGACGACCCGGCAGAGTTATCCAAACGGAATCAGATGAAGAAGCAGTCAAAGGATACAATCGGTCTCCACAAAAAGACAATAACCAGAGAGTCGGATTCTCCTGCTCCTGCCAAAACGTTTCGTAAAGGGGATCGGGTGTATGCGGCCTATCTCAATCAGTCGGGTATCGTATGTGATGTGGAGGACAGCCGGGGAAATATCGGGGTCATGCTACGAGGACGCAAAGTCAAAATCCATAAGAAACGCCTGACCCTGCATATATCTGCCGATGAGCTATATCCGGGTGACGATTATGACTTGGACATTGTGCTAGAAACAAAGGAAAATCGAAAGAAACGTAAGTTGATGGGACGCAAACATGTGGAAGGCCTACAGATCGAATTACCGCCGGAAGAATAGTCAATGGTGAAACAGATCTAGTGAAATGGTATTGATATGTATCGTGAATTCCATGATCACCGGCGCATTTCTGTTATACTGGGACCAGTATGTTCAACTTCAGCTCGTAGCTATTCCACAGGGAGGGAAGAACCCATGTCTGCAGAACAAGACAATCAAGAGCACATCCCTATCGATGTTCTTGTCTGCCCGTTATGCGGCGAAGCTAATCGCTGTTTCTATGCGGCAGGACGTCCTCATTCGGAATGTTGGTGTAACCGGGCTACTTTCCCCGAAGGTGTATTCGACCGCATTCCGGCAGAACAGCGCCGAAAATCGTGCATATGTCAACGCTGTTTGGATGAATATGCCGACAAACGCCAACCCAAAGAAGAGCCACACAGTTAACAACTGTATGGCTCTTCTTCATTATGCCTCATCTATACTGTTAGCTGGCTACCACTGCTCTTACATTTGGTTATACTGGGCAACAGCCTGTTCAAGCACCGGATGATGCTCATCCATGGATGTATAATGGTGGAGCGCAGCTGTAATTCCCTTCTGGCGAATCATGTCCTGAAGTTCAACTGCTTCCGGATCATCGGATACATCGAACTTGCAGGCTGCTGCCATGCCCATAGCCAGATAGGTCGTTTCGGTTCCATCCGCATAGGCCTGAAGGGCCGGGCGAACCAGACGATCATTCGGAGACAATTTGCGCAGTGGGGAACGACCAACACGAGTAACCTCATCGGTGAGATACGGGTTGACGAACCGTCCCAATATTTTGACAATATACTGCTCATGCTCTTCAGGGTTAAATGTAAAACGCTTCACCAGAACTTTTCCGGTTTCCTGCAAAGCACCGTAGACAATCGATTTCACTCTCTCGTCGGCAATAGCCTTCTGAATCGTGTCATACCCGTGTACATGACCGATATATGCTGCAACGCAGTGTCCTGTATTAACCGTGAACAGCTTCCGTTCGATATACGGCTCCAGATCATCGACATATAGAATGCCCTCAACCGGTTTGAATGCAGGTGCCATCTGGGAACGATCCACCACCCACTCGTAAAAAGGTTCCACCTGTACATGCAGAGGATCTTCATGATGCTGAATAGGCACGATCCGGTCTACGGCCGAATCTGGAAAATAAACATACTGATCCGCAAGGGAACGTGTCTCATCATTGAGCAGAGCATATACATGCTCTTTCAATTGTGTACTTGCTCCAATTGCGTTCTCGCAAGCAATAATGTGAAGAGCGTTTTGTGCAGGACCGGAATTCAGTCTTTTTTCAAGTCCCTTCGCAATACCTGGTGCAATATGTTTCAGTACGCCCACACCCACTGCGGTTGTGATCAGATCAGCTTCCACAACGGTTTGGGCAACCGTCTCCAGCTGGGTTCCATCGATTGCATTTACGCCTGTGACAGTCTCCTGATCCTTGCTCTCGTTAGCCAGTTCCACCGTATACTGCCCCCGTTGCTGGAGAGCGGTTACCAAGGTCTGATTCACGTCTGAAAAAATCACCTCATACCCTGCCCGGGAGAGGATTAATCCGATAAACCCGCGTCCAATGTTACCTGCGCCAAAGTGTAGGGCCTTCATAGCTCCATTTCACTTTCCAGAATAGCGATAACTTCTTCGGCTGTTTTCGCGAGACGCAGGGCCTCCATGTTCTCATCCTCAGCACAGATCACCGCGATGCTAGTCAGGATCTCCATATGTTCCCCGCCTTGAGCCGCGATACCAATGACCATATAAGCCTTTTCTTCGCCAAAATCAACACCCTGTGGATACTGAATGACAGAGATACCTGTGGATAAAATGAAAGCTTTGGATTCCTTCGTACCATGCGGAATAGCCAGGCCGTTCCCTACATAGGTCGAGACAATCTCTTCACGTTCGATCATCTTCTCAATGTAATCAGCGGTAATATGTCCCGCATCCTTCAGAATCTGCCCTGCCATGCGAATCGCTTCGTATTTGTCCTGAGCCGTCGCATTCATGATGACTTTATCTGTTGTTAACATACTCATAATGGTTGACCTCCAATTTCGGTTTTACTACGATAAAATCCAACAAGTTCCTGGGACAGGTAATGAATGAGTTCATCCCTGATTCCCTTTTCCAGTAATGTAATCATTTCTTCCTGCAATAACAGAGCGCTAATCTCACTGAGAACCTCCAGGCTTTCCTTGGATAATTCTCGAGGACCCAGCATCAAAAGAACATGGGTAACTCCAGCCGGATCATCCGGCGTACGAAGGAGTGGCTCCGTGAGCTGAAACAGACTGATAGACGGCCTGTATATCCCCTCACTTCGTGTATGAAACAGTGCAAGTCTTGTGCCGGGAATCTTCTGACTCCCCACTGCTTCACGTGCCTCCAACCGTTTTGCGATCTCCTCTGGTTCCTTCAACACACCAGAACCATGGAGTACGTTGCACATCGCATACACCGTTTTATAGAACCCGATATCCTGATTATCCAGCGGGTACACCTGAAACTTGCCAATAATTCGGACGATTTCAACTAAAATAGCTTCCATTCCATCAGGGTCCGAGTAACGACTTGTTGTCTGAACCTCTGCTTCACGGGGCTTATTATGCTGTCGTTGTAATGTTGTTGTTCGGATAAAATGACGCAGACGTTCGCTCTCTTCTGCCGTAAGCAGTGGACTCACTTTGTAATACTGATGCTCATCCATCGGCAGATCGACCGTCGATAACACCAGATCATATTGATCTGTAGGTATCCGGGCAGCTTCATACCAGGACACGCTATCCATGATTCGAATCTCGGGAATCTCCTTGGACAATCGGCTGGATAGCATGCGTGATGATCCAATTCCGCTTGTACACACGATGATCGCCCTGATCTCCCGTTTCAATGTACGTAACCTCTCGATGGAAGCCCCAAAGTGCATGACCAAGAAACCAATCTCCTCATCCGGAACGTCTGTGCCTGGCCAAGCTTGCCCCACAGATTGTTTGACCTCTTCGAACAGGGAGTCATAATCTTTGCGAATCTGCTGCAGTAGCGGATTACGAATGATCTGTTGCCCTTCAATTCGCTCCATAACAGGTTGCATATGACCAAGCAGACCTTCACGAAGCAATCGATCCTCATGAAAGGTGTAATGCGTTCTCGCCTGCATCTGATCAATCAGTGAATGTACCCTGTCCAGTAAAATCAAGTCGTCTATTGGCAGCAGCCGCGAAGAGTGAATCCGCTGCTCTGTCTCAACTAATAGTCTGTGAAAATAAGCTTGCTCATCTTGGGAGAATGTCAGCCCCAGCTGGGTCGATAACACACCACATAAGCGGGAAGCCATATATGGCGGAACCTTTATCTCATCCTGCTCAGCAGCTGCATCTTCCGTGTTCTCTCGTGGAGAAATACGGCCAATGCCGAAGCCTTTACGAATACGTACAATTGCGACGGATAATTGAATCAGCAGCTTCATGTATTGGCGTTCCGGGATGTTCTCCAGCCATTCGATATCTGGTTGCCATAACGCATTTTCGATCGTAAGCACATCACCGTGTCCAATCATATCCAGCAATTTTTGGTTTACGATGGAGCCGCCTTGTTCAGGTTGTCTTCCGAACAGGTCGGATTCATCCAGAAATTCCAAAGCAAGTGCGGCTATGGCTGTGCGATGAATCGTCTCACTCCCGTTAATCTTGACGCCATATCCACGTCTGCGAACCAGCTTCAGTCCCGCCTGACGAATCCGTGACTCCAGATCATCCAGATCCGTGGTTACGGTGGATACGGTCACTTTTAGATCCGAAGCCAGAGCGAGTAACTTTACAGGCTCCGCTTCATCAAGCAGGATGCAAAGCATGAAGAGCTTACGCTCTTCCGGCGTAAACTCTACATATTCTTTACCCTCTAGTTGCTGGCGCAATACAGCCAGATCATCGGAACTGGCATCAATTCGGATACCGGTTCCTGATTTTTTTTCCAGCCTCATGCCCAAAGGTTCAAGCCATTGTTCAATCATCTGCAGCTCCCGGTGAACCGTTCGGGTACTGACCTTGACTTCAACGGCGATTTCACCGGCAGTGACTTCATGTGGATGCTCCAGCAGAAACTCCACGATTTCACGTTGTCTTTTGGTAATACTCATATCTCGGCCTCCGGCTCAGGGAAAACGAATGCGCGCAATTACTTTAGACGTTCAACGAGCGCATCGTATTCCGGGCTTTTTAGGAAGTTGTCGATGGATATATGTTCTGCGTTCGGCGCAACAGAGCGGGCACGATCCGTTAATATTTGTTGTGTGATTACCACATCTGCATCCGGAGGGATATCACTGATAGCCGTATTGGTCACAGTAACGTCAATCCCCTCTGCCTTCATCTTCTTGCGTAGAATGGAAGCACCCATGGCACTCGACCCCATGCCTGCATCACAGGAGAAGACAATCTTCTTCACATCTGTTTTCACTGTAGAAGGAGTTGTATCTGCGGCTCTGTCTGCTTCACGATGATTAGCCGTAATGCCAGCATTTGGAACGGTTCCTTGACTCTTCATGTCTTTCATCCGACTGGATGCGGACTCCAGATCTTCGTCCTTTTGTTTACCCGTTTTCAGCAACACTGCTGCAATCAAGAAAGAAACAACTGCTGCTACAAGCACCCCTGCGAGCATCGGCAGGTATCCACCTTTTGGTGTTAAGAGGAAATACGCGATAATACTGCCCGGTGATGGTGCCGAAACAAGTCCTGCTCCGGTGAGCATGAATGTTAATGTACCTGCAACGCCACCCGCGATTGCGGCAAGAATCAGAATTGGTCTCATCAAAATGTAAGGGAAGTAGATCTCATGAATTCCCCCGAAGAAATGAATGATAACGGCACCTGGTGCAGAAGATTTGGCCATTCCGCGTCCAAAGAAGCAGTAAGCAAGCAAGATACCAAGTCCAGGACCCGGGTTCGATTCAAGCATGTATAATACAGATTGCCCTAATTCTCTTGCTTGATCTGTTGCAATTGGTGTCAGAATCCCGTGGTTGATTGCATTGTTCAGGAACAATACTTTACCTGGTTCAATAATCAGGTTGACCAGCGGTAGCAAGCCCAGATTCATCAGACCTTGTACTCCGGCAGACAATACTTTGCTAATCGCTTCTACAGCAGGCCCGATGCCCAGTAGAGCAATAATCCCCAAGATCCCGCCAATAATACCGGCTGAGAAGTTATTAACCAGCATTTCAAATCCAGCTTTAACTTTACCTTCAATGGATTTATCGAACTTTTTGATGATCCATGCTGCCAGTGGTCCGGCAATCATGGCGCCGAGGAACATCGGAATATCACTACCCACGATGACCCCGATGGTCATAATGGCACCTACGACACCACCACGCTGACCATGCACCATCGTACCCCCGGTGTAACCAATTAACAGTGGCAGCAAATATTTAATCATTGGATCGACTAGCTGTGCTAGTGTCCCGTTAGGGAACCAGCCTGTTGGAATGAACATGGCCGTAATTAATCCCCAGGCGAT
The window above is part of the Paenibacillus sp. 1781tsa1 genome. Proteins encoded here:
- a CDS encoding sugar ABC transporter permease; the encoded protein is MKAETAARTRPATRSDKNLLWRDIIKNRWLYIMLIPGVLYFVIFKYIPMYGITMAFQDYTPYKGILGSDWVGFKHFQRFFGEPQFWTLFRNTFLLAIYNIVFFFPLPIVLALMMNEVRRERFKRFVQTLVYVPHFVSWVVVVGVFYMLFTTEGGAINELLYNLTGQKVAFLLEPGWFRTMIVGQSIWKEVGWGTIIFLAALSGVDTQLYEAARIDGANRWRQTWHITLPAIRSTIVILLILRLGNFLDTGFEQIFLMLTPTNRDVGEVFDTYVYTKGLTQAQYSYSAAVGLFKSVVGLALVLGANTMAKKFGEEGVY
- a CDS encoding helix-turn-helix domain-containing protein encodes the protein MPKYLLRLLCFTLILGALPVIVIGSVSYTIASRDIEQKVRESNLQILHQTQMRVEQVLRSLQLSSIQYVNSPLVLQAMKKPLDSSEFQEIRDLTSGFNNLQAVTNIDQAYLVNLDEDWVVSMRSFGKLDDFSIRDRIGSYLTYTNSLFWVTQNASSAKESVPVSAGMGELTPEQAPALISSDNVVSMVFKIPMMPTNVKPKGFLVIDIADTELSTFLSRNTNSGDMYVLDREQKYFLNDMQQDGKYDALNKEIHEMVQTTGEPEGFFSAEVEGNQVAVSYRQSPLNGWLYVSVVSLGQITAQSQKIALVTGVATLVMLCVTGLVAIYGSRRMYSPISRLLQFTKGLDSPVTPSGRRQDEFIYIEEQLSTLFSSEKTMREQMKGQHVHLQEFFMTKLLTGKISEEDFRYQGELYDFPTGWVSLGVLMLQMDTLEGTRYEEQDRDLLLFAINNMVGELLPSAVRFTPVMLDDAQVTVLASELTDEVMLKEWMHTQADWIRERVVTYLNLPVSIGISRSYTCIGDTPRAVQESREALQGRVSLGSRIILHYEDIQPRGQMEAALYTQLRMIEDQLASALKQGDEEKTDAYFTQYLGLLADKKLHFSEYPVIMVQLLSRVYQLVQEQGGDVAEVLGEKASMSHLLKLSTLDEMTNWFRKRLFQPVIRFWREQEESQYMNIARRMIRLIEERYDRELSLEACAAELNFHPVYLSRVFKKEAGVNFTEYLAEYRMEKAKTWLQTTNLKISEIAEKLNYTNPTAFIRTFRKITGTTPGKYREQQR
- a CDS encoding DNA mismatch repair protein MutS codes for the protein MNENTLNSLGYPQIQKNVADCALSYLGKRYARELKPMVDAHLIQLRLGETAEAAALIRFGASIPLPSLDGMETIMDLLGTGYLFSERDFSHLAQFLRSCAQLMKYMEGKSGAAPTVSRYAASMILIEPLLREIERCIHSGRIQDQASKELTRIRKKMTVNEERMKRKLDSLVSKHRSIMQEHVISQRGGRTVLPIKKEFRKQVKGSVLDESGSGQTVYIEPVELVSLQMELAALQAEESREEMRILGDLTSLAESYNREIALNTETVGVLDFLFAKAKYAATMDGRTVRVNTQGHISLQRARHPFMGSSMVPLDFAIGRTYSSLIITGPNTGGKTVALKTLGLLTLMMQSGLLIPVEEGGEMAVYNEVAVDIGDGQSMEQALSTFSAHIRNMIGILEQANTSTLVLIDEMASGTDPGEGVGLSIAMLEELHSRGATVVATTHFGEIKHFAAATPGFENARMEFDTVSLQPLYRLRIGEAGESYAYSIALKLGMPQRIIERSKSLSDQSTSRDRTFVFTSSPLETPALTPKRSVKEADDPAELSKRNQMKKQSKDTIGLHKKTITRESDSPAPAKTFRKGDRVYAAYLNQSGIVCDVEDSRGNIGVMLRGRKVKIHKKRLTLHISADELYPGDDYDLDIVLETKENRKKRKLMGRKHVEGLQIELPPEE
- a CDS encoding cysteine-rich CWC family protein, which codes for MSAEQDNQEHIPIDVLVCPLCGEANRCFYAAGRPHSECWCNRATFPEGVFDRIPAEQRRKSCICQRCLDEYADKRQPKEEPHS
- a CDS encoding mannitol-1-phosphate 5-dehydrogenase — protein: MKALHFGAGNIGRGFIGLILSRAGYEVIFSDVNQTLVTALQQRGQYTVELANESKDQETVTGVNAIDGTQLETVAQTVVEADLITTAVGVGVLKHIAPGIAKGLEKRLNSGPAQNALHIIACENAIGASTQLKEHVYALLNDETRSLADQYVYFPDSAVDRIVPIQHHEDPLHVQVEPFYEWVVDRSQMAPAFKPVEGILYVDDLEPYIERKLFTVNTGHCVAAYIGHVHGYDTIQKAIADERVKSIVYGALQETGKVLVKRFTFNPEEHEQYIVKILGRFVNPYLTDEVTRVGRSPLRKLSPNDRLVRPALQAYADGTETTYLAMGMAAACKFDVSDDPEAVELQDMIRQKGITAALHHYTSMDEHHPVLEQAVAQYNQM
- a CDS encoding PTS sugar transporter subunit IIA, with the translated sequence MSMLTTDKVIMNATAQDKYEAIRMAGQILKDAGHITADYIEKMIEREEIVSTYVGNGLAIPHGTKESKAFILSTGISVIQYPQGVDFGEEKAYMVIGIAAQGGEHMEILTSIAVICAEDENMEALRLAKTAEEVIAILESEMEL
- a CDS encoding BglG family transcription antiterminator, with translation MSITKRQREIVEFLLEHPHEVTAGEIAVEVKVSTRTVHRELQMIEQWLEPLGMRLEKKSGTGIRIDASSDDLAVLRQQLEGKEYVEFTPEERKLFMLCILLDEAEPVKLLALASDLKVTVSTVTTDLDDLESRIRQAGLKLVRRRGYGVKINGSETIHRTAIAALALEFLDESDLFGRQPEQGGSIVNQKLLDMIGHGDVLTIENALWQPDIEWLENIPERQYMKLLIQLSVAIVRIRKGFGIGRISPRENTEDAAAEQDEIKVPPYMASRLCGVLSTQLGLTFSQDEQAYFHRLLVETEQRIHSSRLLPIDDLILLDRVHSLIDQMQARTHYTFHEDRLLREGLLGHMQPVMERIEGQQIIRNPLLQQIRKDYDSLFEEVKQSVGQAWPGTDVPDEEIGFLVMHFGASIERLRTLKREIRAIIVCTSGIGSSRMLSSRLSKEIPEIRIMDSVSWYEAARIPTDQYDLVLSTVDLPMDEHQYYKVSPLLTAEESERLRHFIRTTTLQRQHNKPREAEVQTTSRYSDPDGMEAILVEIVRIIGKFQVYPLDNQDIGFYKTVYAMCNVLHGSGVLKEPEEIAKRLEAREAVGSQKIPGTRLALFHTRSEGIYRPSISLFQLTEPLLRTPDDPAGVTHVLLMLGPRELSKESLEVLSEISALLLQEEMITLLEKGIRDELIHYLSQELVGFYRSKTEIGGQPL
- a CDS encoding PTS mannitol transporter subunit IICB, whose translation is MSNLDQSSNSKGGLRVGVQRFGRFLSGMVMPNMGAFIAWGLITAMFIPTGWFPNGTLAQLVDPMIKYLLPLLIGYTGGTMVHGQRGGVVGAIMTIGVIVGSDIPMFLGAMIAGPLAAWIIKKFDKSIEGKVKAGFEMLVNNFSAGIIGGILGIIALLGIGPAVEAISKVLSAGVQGLMNLGLLPLVNLIIEPGKVLFLNNAINHGILTPIATDQARELGQSVLYMLESNPGPGLGILLAYCFFGRGMAKSSAPGAVIIHFFGGIHEIYFPYILMRPILILAAIAGGVAGTLTFMLTGAGLVSAPSPGSIIAYFLLTPKGGYLPMLAGVLVAAVVSFLIAAVLLKTGKQKDEDLESASSRMKDMKSQGTVPNAGITANHREADRAADTTPSTVKTDVKKIVFSCDAGMGSSAMGASILRKKMKAEGIDVTVTNTAISDIPPDADVVITQQILTDRARSVAPNAEHISIDNFLKSPEYDALVERLK